A window from Gasterosteus aculeatus chromosome 14, fGasAcu3.hap1.1, whole genome shotgun sequence encodes these proteins:
- the LOC120831904 gene encoding uncharacterized protein LOC120831904, translating to MLSLEALAPQLSALMRTEVRAALTELGGLLEECAASAAVMAARRRSAPEREEDESRETPTEESRSFTEAVKDQFASIMETWTKGAVQKILAMLKVSMCEAGDGPAAGQRDGPNGRSKRARLKPKARRAALPKESASGSSRQRRKKLEEGSKPAPKKQNDHIYHREEKHIDEPAAASDSGSVITPADAATQESNSDLSEEDGVRGETGPSQITKKKSTEPLKCPSCDKTFALKCMLDRHYLTHTKPHLCSECGKSFSEKQGLVAHSRRHTGEKPYECSDCGIEFAYKYTLARHVRRHGLKKPGARTCALCESQFDGALELQRHRCGALKTTFVCSLCPEAFECRESLAAHENLHSGDRDFVCEVCGESFLSSSSLTAHRVTHGLQDNCCDVLGLGSSDASVLRSHLSKHSGEKLFACQVCGKGCSHRSALKHHMLTHTGEKPYVCETCGKRCGHASALQNHMRVHTGKKRGQRPVCHVCGKSFRCTVNLKYHMSVHTGVKPYACEQCDKKFSNPSNLNIHMVIHSGEKRYGCNICGRRFTQSIGLKLHRRVHTGEKPYCCAVCGKGFMHCSDFKKHLRGHLPEEPADEESENRAVTKN from the exons ATGTTGAGCCTGGAGGCCTTGGCGCCTCAGCTGTCGGCTCTGATGCGGACCGAGGTGCGAGCGGCGCTGACGGAGCTCGGCGGACTCCTGGAGGAGTGCGCGGCCTCGGCCGCCGTCATGGCCGCTCGGCGGCGCTCCGCCccggagagggaggaagatgagAGCAGAGAGACTCCGACCGAGGAGAGTCGCTCCTTCACTGAAGCCGTCAAG GACCAGTTTGCATCCATCATGGAAACATGGACCAAAGGTGCAGTACAAAAGATCCTGGCGATGTTGAAAGTGTCCATGTGCGAAGCCGGGGACGGTCCTGCTGCCGGACAAAGGGACGGGCCGAACGGCCGGAGCAAACGGGCGAGACTGAAGCCGAAAGCGAGGAGAGCGGCTTTGCCAAAAG AATCTGCATCCGGTAGCTCTCGTCAGAGGAGAAAGAAACTCGAGGAAGGATCCAAACCAGCACCGAAAAAACAGAACGACCACATATATCACAGAG aAGAGAAACATATTGAcgaaccagcagcagcatctgacTCAGGATCAGTGATCACACCCG CGGATGCAGCCACACAGGAAAGCAACTCTGATTTGAGCGAAGAAGATGGCGTCCGGGGGGAAACCGGCCCGTCCCAGATTACAAAAAAGAAGAGCACGGAGCCGCTGAAGTGTCCGTCCTGTGACAAAACCTTTGCTCTGAAGTGCATGCTGGACCGACACTACCTGACCCACACCAAACCGCACCTCTGCTCCGAGTGCGGCAAGAGTTTTTCCGAGAAGCAGGGGCTCGTCGCGCACTCCAGACGCCACACCGGGGAGAAGCCCTACGAATGCTCCGACTGCGGGATCGAGTTTGCTTACAAGTACACCTTGGCCCGGCACGTGCGCCGGCACGGCCTGAAGAAACCCGGCGCCCGCACCTGCGCGCTCTGCGAGAGTCAGTTCGACGGGGCGCTGGAGCTGCAGCGGCACCGGTGCGGCGCCTTGAAGACGACGTTCGTCTGCTCGCTCTGCCCGGAGGCCTTCGAGTGCAGGGAGAGCTTGGCCGCCCACGAGAACCTGCACTCGGGGGACAGAGACTTCGTCTGCGAGGTGTGCGGCGAGAGCTTCCTCTCGTCGTCGTCCCTCACCGCCCACCGGGTGACCCACGGCCTGCAGGACAACTGCTGCGACGTGCTGGGCCTGGGCTCCAGCGACGCCAGCGTCCTCCGCAGTCACCTGAGCAAACACAGCGGCGAGAAGCTCTTCGCCTGCCAGGTCTGCGGCAAGGGCTGCAGCCACCGCAGCGCGCTGAAGCACCACATGCTGAcccacacgggggagaagccgTACGTGTGCGAGACCTGCGGCAAGCGCTGCGGCCACGCCAGCGCGCTGCAGAACCACATGAGGGTCCACACGGGGAAGAAGCGGGGCCAGCGGCCCGTCTGCCACGTGTGCGGCAAGAGCTTCCGCTGCACGGTCAACCTGAAGTACCACATGAGCGTCCACACGGGCGTGAAGCCGTACGCCTGCGAGCAGTGCGATAAGAAGTTCAGCAACCCCAGCAATCTGAATATACACATGGTGATCCACTCGGGGGAGAAGAGGTACGGCTGCAACATCTGCGGCAGGAGGTTCACGCAGTCCATCGGCCTCAAGCTGCACAGGCGGGTCCACACGGGAGAGAAGCCGTACTGCTGCGCGGTCTGCGGGAAAGGGTTCATGCACTGCAGCGACTTCAAGAAACACCTGAGGGGTCACCTGCCAGAGGAGCCAGCAGACGAGGAGTCCGAAAATAGGGCTGTGACGAAAAACTAA